One Acutalibacter muris DNA window includes the following coding sequences:
- the lepB gene encoding signal peptidase I, with protein MKKATRQEVLGVEFPSGNAETGAEKALNEGPTIEQLEHELKLEQKKHFWTMVVRNTLFFLSVVSAAVVILVVFLFPVVQLEGTSMTPTLQNGDVIVSVSGTKIASGDIIAFYHNNTIFVKRVVAVGGDTVNIDGDGVVYVNDVPLEEPYLEERAKGSCDVALPYQVPIDQYFVLGDHRSASIDSRHAAVGCVGADMVLGRVACRIWPLDRIELF; from the coding sequence ATGAAAAAGGCTACGCGCCAGGAGGTCCTTGGCGTTGAGTTTCCCTCCGGCAACGCCGAGACAGGCGCAGAAAAGGCATTGAATGAAGGACCTACGATTGAACAGCTGGAACATGAGCTGAAGCTCGAACAAAAGAAACACTTTTGGACCATGGTGGTTCGGAACACGCTGTTTTTCCTATCTGTTGTGTCGGCTGCGGTGGTTATCCTTGTGGTATTCCTGTTTCCTGTAGTACAGCTTGAAGGTACGTCAATGACCCCTACACTGCAAAATGGCGACGTGATAGTTTCGGTAAGCGGCACTAAGATTGCCTCAGGAGATATTATAGCTTTTTATCACAACAATACCATTTTTGTAAAGAGGGTAGTTGCCGTGGGCGGAGACACAGTTAATATCGACGGCGACGGTGTGGTCTATGTAAACGATGTGCCGCTGGAGGAGCCTTATCTTGAAGAGAGGGCAAAAGGCAGCTGTGATGTGGCGCTGCCATATCAGGTGCCAATAGACCAATACTTCGTATTGGGAGACCACAGATCAGCCAGTATCGACAGCCGCCATGCCGCAGTAGGGTGCGTGGGAGCAGATATGGTGCTGGGCAGGGTAGCCTGCCGCATCTGGCCGCTGGACAGGATTGAGCTGTTCTGA
- a CDS encoding CpXC domain-containing protein, translating to MSTEIVKDIVCPQCGESQKYRLYASINAKEHKDLKQSILEETLFDWRCKRCNYFAAMAYPFVYIDNEAGFVVCVAPGGSGSTVEATPPLKAYVKRRVKNLAELKEKILIFDSKLDDVAVELVKNALCTIIRRSYNNVRLHAYFSRIEEEKLEFAIYLPRKPEPVYHSTRIEVYAQSQEVLRTLNYSDPEDFSVVDARLAKRIIEEYQNA from the coding sequence ATGTCAACGGAAATCGTAAAGGATATCGTCTGCCCACAGTGCGGCGAATCACAGAAATATAGGCTTTATGCCAGCATAAACGCCAAGGAGCACAAGGATTTGAAGCAGAGTATCCTTGAGGAGACACTGTTCGACTGGCGCTGTAAGCGCTGCAACTACTTTGCCGCCATGGCCTATCCCTTTGTCTATATCGACAACGAAGCAGGTTTTGTGGTCTGTGTGGCCCCTGGTGGAAGCGGCAGCACGGTAGAGGCTACCCCGCCGCTTAAAGCCTATGTAAAGCGCCGGGTGAAAAACCTGGCCGAGCTGAAAGAAAAGATCCTGATTTTTGACAGCAAGCTGGATGATGTGGCCGTGGAGCTGGTTAAAAACGCCCTGTGCACCATAATCCGGCGCAGCTATAACAATGTCCGGCTCCACGCCTATTTTAGCAGGATAGAGGAGGAAAAGCTAGAGTTCGCCATCTACCTTCCCAGAAAACCGGAACCTGTGTATCACTCTACCCGTATTGAGGTGTATGCCCAGTCCCAGGAGGTGCTGCGGACGCTGAACTACTCTGACCCGGAAGACTTCTCCGTGGTAGACGCAAGGCTTGCAAAGCGTATTATCGAGGAGTACCAGAACGCATAG
- a CDS encoding dipicolinate synthase subunit B, which translates to MQTLGFAMCGSFCTMGNAMEQLAELRKKYFVLPIMSRNVYETDTRFGKAADFIKKAQELTGQKVLHSIVEAEPIGPKHLVDAMVVCPCTGNTLSKMALGITDTPVTMAVKSTLRVGLPVIICLASNDAIAASGQNAARLMNTKNVYFVPLRQDDPIKKPFSLVADFTLLGETVELALAGEQLQPIYR; encoded by the coding sequence TTGCAAACGCTGGGTTTCGCCATGTGCGGCTCGTTCTGTACCATGGGAAATGCGATGGAGCAGTTGGCAGAGCTGCGGAAGAAGTATTTTGTTCTCCCAATTATGTCCCGTAACGTCTATGAGACAGATACCCGGTTTGGCAAAGCGGCGGATTTTATAAAGAAAGCGCAGGAGCTCACAGGGCAGAAGGTGCTGCACAGCATTGTTGAAGCCGAGCCCATTGGCCCGAAGCATCTGGTAGACGCCATGGTGGTATGCCCCTGTACGGGGAACACTCTGTCGAAGATGGCTTTAGGCATTACGGATACACCTGTGACTATGGCTGTAAAATCCACACTGCGCGTTGGTCTGCCGGTAATTATATGCCTTGCCAGCAACGACGCCATAGCGGCATCAGGGCAGAACGCCGCGCGGCTTATGAATACAAAAAACGTATATTTTGTGCCTCTGCGCCAAGATGACCCGATAAAGAAGCCGTTCTCATTGGTGGCCGATTTTACGCTTTTAGGTGAAACAGTTGAGCTTGCGCTGGCAGGCGAGCAGCTGCAACCCATATACCGCTAG
- a CDS encoding dipicolinate synthase subunit DpsA: protein MAKNTFGIIGGDERQIYLARSMQEDGYEVSVCCLENARNTMGLRQTGMHSLVERCNVIILPLPATRDGCYLNTPLSNLEVRLDGDFARLFLNSRVFGGMLPRLTATSDLWRGIDSRDYYSREELVTGNAYLTAEGAIGLAVQEYEGGLGGSQCLVTGYGRIGKALCGMLKGMGARVSCSARRASDLTSIRATGCRALSYSELVNSFDIIFNTVPARVLDAQILESQRTDTLIIELASAPGGIDLETAGSLGLRVLAAPSLPGRMSPKASGELIKETVYNMLNEDRKEMV from the coding sequence ATGGCTAAGAATACTTTTGGCATAATCGGAGGGGACGAGCGGCAGATATATCTTGCGCGCTCCATGCAGGAGGACGGGTATGAGGTGTCGGTTTGCTGCCTGGAAAACGCCCGCAATACAATGGGACTTCGCCAAACTGGGATGCACAGCCTTGTGGAGCGCTGCAATGTTATTATATTGCCGCTGCCCGCCACTCGGGACGGATGTTATCTGAATACGCCGCTCTCTAATCTTGAGGTGCGGCTTGACGGCGATTTTGCCCGGTTATTCCTGAACAGCCGGGTATTCGGCGGTATGCTGCCGAGGCTGACCGCGACCTCGGACCTTTGGAGGGGTATTGATTCCCGGGACTATTACTCCCGAGAGGAGCTGGTTACCGGCAATGCCTATTTGACTGCCGAGGGAGCGATAGGGCTGGCGGTGCAGGAGTATGAAGGTGGATTAGGGGGTTCGCAGTGCCTTGTAACGGGCTATGGGCGCATAGGCAAGGCTCTGTGCGGAATGCTCAAGGGTATGGGAGCTAGGGTGTCGTGCAGCGCCAGGAGGGCCAGCGACCTGACCAGCATCAGGGCCACAGGCTGCCGGGCATTGAGCTATAGTGAGCTTGTGAATTCCTTCGACATCATATTTAACACTGTGCCCGCAAGGGTGCTGGACGCACAAATACTGGAAAGCCAGAGGACTGATACGCTGATTATTGAGCTGGCTTCTGCGCCCGGTGGCATTGACCTTGAGACAGCCGGCAGTCTGGGCCTGCGGGTGCTGGCCGCGCCGTCGCTTCCAGGGAGGATGTCGCCGAAGGCCTCAGGAGAGCTGATAAAGGAGACGGTTTATAATATGCTGAATGAAGACAGAAAGGAGATGGTCTGA
- a CDS encoding ABC transporter ATP-binding protein, which produces MNKRAKKGTLKKVLRYIRRYSFFVGLSVLLAAASVAATLYIPILTGDAVDHIIGPGNVDFAAIFSILVRIGIIIGLAALAQWVMSLINNRITYRVVRDIRNEAFRKLQKLPLSYIDSHPAGEVVSRVIADVDQFADGLLMGFTQLFTGVITILGTLGFMFSVNITITLVVLLVTPVSLVVAAFIAKSTYNMFRLQSQVRGEQTGFVEETVGNGKVVQAFGQERRTMDRFNEINERLRACSLRAIFFSSITNPSTRFVNSLVYTGVGIVGALSVVGGGLSVGQLTCFLSYANQYTKPFNEISGVVTELQNALACAARVFGLIEQEPQVPDVPHALELADASGAVRIDDVFFSYKPGQRLIEDFSLDVKPGQRVALVGPTGCGKTTVINLLMRFYDVTSGSIGVDGTDIRDITRKSLRRNYGMVLQDTWLKNGTVRENIAYSSPKATLEEVVEAAKAAHAHSFITRMPRGYDTVIGEDLGGLSQGQKQLLCIARVMLSLPPMLILDEATSSIDTRTEIRIQKAFAKMMKGRTSFIVAHRLSTIRDADVILVMRDGHIIEQGSHHELLEQGGFYAELYNSQFAAT; this is translated from the coding sequence GTGAATAAAAGGGCTAAGAAGGGGACGCTAAAAAAGGTGCTGCGGTACATCAGACGGTACAGCTTTTTTGTGGGACTCTCGGTGCTGCTGGCGGCGGCGTCAGTGGCGGCGACTCTGTATATCCCCATACTCACCGGCGATGCGGTGGATCATATCATAGGTCCTGGTAATGTGGATTTTGCCGCCATTTTCTCCATACTAGTGCGGATAGGAATTATAATAGGCTTAGCGGCTTTGGCTCAGTGGGTCATGAGCCTGATAAACAACCGCATTACCTATAGGGTAGTGCGGGACATAAGGAACGAAGCCTTTAGAAAGCTCCAGAAGCTCCCACTAAGCTATATCGACTCCCACCCGGCCGGTGAGGTGGTCAGTCGGGTAATAGCTGACGTGGACCAGTTTGCGGACGGTCTTTTGATGGGCTTTACCCAGCTTTTTACAGGGGTCATTACCATTCTCGGCACCCTGGGCTTTATGTTCTCCGTGAATATCACCATTACCCTGGTGGTGCTGCTTGTCACGCCGGTATCCCTTGTAGTGGCGGCATTTATCGCCAAAAGCACCTATAATATGTTCCGGCTCCAGTCACAGGTGCGCGGTGAGCAGACCGGCTTTGTAGAGGAGACCGTGGGCAACGGGAAGGTGGTCCAGGCCTTTGGACAGGAGCGCAGGACTATGGACCGCTTTAACGAGATAAATGAACGGCTTAGAGCATGTTCACTGAGAGCAATCTTCTTTTCTTCCATTACCAACCCGAGCACGCGCTTTGTGAACTCACTGGTGTACACCGGCGTTGGCATTGTGGGGGCGCTGTCCGTTGTAGGCGGCGGGCTCAGCGTAGGACAGCTCACATGCTTTCTCAGCTACGCAAATCAGTACACAAAGCCCTTCAACGAAATATCCGGCGTAGTAACGGAATTGCAGAACGCTCTGGCCTGCGCCGCCCGGGTCTTTGGGCTTATCGAGCAGGAACCCCAAGTGCCTGACGTGCCGCACGCTTTGGAGCTGGCGGACGCAAGCGGCGCTGTGCGGATAGATGACGTCTTTTTCTCCTATAAGCCCGGCCAACGTCTTATTGAGGATTTTTCACTTGATGTGAAGCCCGGCCAGCGGGTGGCCCTGGTAGGCCCTACCGGCTGCGGAAAGACCACGGTGATAAACCTTCTTATGCGCTTTTACGATGTAACCTCCGGCAGCATAGGGGTAGACGGTACGGATATTAGAGATATCACCCGCAAAAGCCTTCGCAGAAACTATGGCATGGTGCTCCAGGATACGTGGCTGAAAAACGGCACAGTAAGAGAGAATATAGCCTATAGCTCTCCGAAAGCCACCCTTGAGGAGGTGGTGGAGGCCGCCAAAGCCGCACATGCGCACAGTTTTATAACGCGAATGCCCAGGGGCTATGATACGGTTATCGGCGAGGATTTAGGCGGGCTGAGCCAGGGGCAAAAGCAGCTTCTCTGCATCGCTAGGGTTATGCTCTCCCTGCCGCCAATGCTTATTCTGGACGAGGCCACCTCCTCCATCGACACCCGTACGGAGATACGCATACAAAAGGCCTTTGCAAAAATGATGAAGGGCCGGACCAGCTTTATAGTGGCCCACCGGCTCTCCACCATCAGGGACGCGGATGTGATACTTGTGATGAGAGACGGACATATTATTGAGCAGGGCAGCCACCATGAGCTTTTGGAGCAGGGCGGCTTCTATGCGGAGCTCTATAACAGCCAGTTTGCAGCCACATAA